The genome window CTGAGTTGTCGAGTGATCCCTTGATCCTCACAACCGCATATATCTGACCCCACCGTTTCTTTGCCGGGGTCTTCAGGGAGGCAAATCGCATGGCAACGTTTCGAGATATAGTTCGCTATTTTTGGGCATACCGAGCGATCGCCCTGTTGAGTATCGCCGCCAGTAGTTTATTTGAAATCATCGATCTGATCGTCCCTTATGCGATCGGGCAAATTTTGAATGTCGTCTCCAATCAACCCGTTGATGGGGTATTGCAATACCTGACCAATGGCGTTGCGGCTCTGCTGCATGTGGAATCGGGGCGATCGCTTTCAATTGCCGTGTTGCTGGGTCTCATCTTTATCGTCACCGTCGTTCGTGCTCCCATCCAACCGTGGATTGGAGTTTGGTTTCACTGGGATATCGCCCTGCGTGCCCGTCGTGACCATACCGGACGGACGATCGCCAAAATTTTGACCCTGCCGTTGGAGTTTTACGACGAGAACAACCCCGGTCGGATTGCCGGACGGGTGGCTAGAGGGTTGTCAAACCACACCTGGACGTATCCTGAAATCGCTGGACAGTTGTTTCCTAAAATCTTCCGCATTCTCGGCATTTTCGTCGTGATCTGGTTAATCGAATGGCGCATTGCCCTGCTGTTTTTAGCATCCTTCGCCTTTATTCTCACGTTCACCTTGCGGAAGCTAAAACACCTGACCGACAAGGAAGAAGTGCTCGATCGCTATATGGAAAACACCGAGAGCCGCACCTCGGAAATCATCACCAACATCAAAACTGTCAAAGCGTTTGCCACGGAAACCGCCGAACTCAAGCGGCAACAACAGCGGCTTCAGCGCGAGTTTACCTTTGTCGATTACCGCATTCACCGGGGTTACGTGATGCTGTTTACCTGGCAACGCACGTTTATTCAAGCTTGCGTGTTCGGCATTTTGGGACTGACGCTGTGGGCAACCCTGAGCGGTCAGATCTCACTGGGGCATTTCATCACGACGCTCACCGTGTCCAGTATGGCGTACTCTGAGCTAGAGCCGATCAGTGCTCTGGCAGAAGTCTTTGCCCGTCGCTATGCCTCGATGTTGCGGTTCCACGAGTTCATGCAGTTGCCCAGTGGCACCGATGCTGCTGTGCTCGACCATCCAGAGGGAACACCGCAGTATCAATTCACCGGAAAAGTGCATTTTGAGAACCTTA of Oscillatoria sp. FACHB-1407 contains these proteins:
- a CDS encoding ABC transporter ATP-binding protein yields the protein MATFRDIVRYFWAYRAIALLSIAASSLFEIIDLIVPYAIGQILNVVSNQPVDGVLQYLTNGVAALLHVESGRSLSIAVLLGLIFIVTVVRAPIQPWIGVWFHWDIALRARRDHTGRTIAKILTLPLEFYDENNPGRIAGRVARGLSNHTWTYPEIAGQLFPKIFRILGIFVVIWLIEWRIALLFLASFAFILTFTLRKLKHLTDKEEVLDRYMENTESRTSEIITNIKTVKAFATETAELKRQQQRLQREFTFVDYRIHRGYVMLFTWQRTFIQACVFGILGLTLWATLSGQISLGHFITTLTVSSMAYSELEPISALAEVFARRYASMLRFHEFMQLPSGTDAAVLDHPEGTPQYQFTGKVHFENLSFGYDRDRPVLQNINLLIEPNQTVALVGRSGSGKSTLVKLLFRYFEPQSGRILMDGQDVRSLDVTGYRRRLAIVHQEVDVFNGTLLDNLTYGNPHATPEEIESACAIARVDEFVRLLPQGYKTIVGERGVRLSGGQRQRLGIARALLVNPDVLVFDEATSSLDYESERSIQLAMRSILGTRTTIIIAHRLSTVREADKIVVLDKGHILEVGSHEELLAHGGIYHRLHALQETGELLG